One genomic region from Streptomyces sp. NBC_00582 encodes:
- a CDS encoding phage portal protein codes for MSQYRNRALSRAAEKRAIGLDTLRDRMPITVASIGGQQSLTLSLDAEARGFSNSAVAYRCVDAIASNASSVPLEVARPDGSFIEGHDVAHLFNKKPNDNMSARALKYLLFMQAELAGQSFVWQDRGETGLGDVAEMHLVFDQVDVVVDKPIRQRPTTANIVGFMIRRADGTQVPVLPEEMLWLRYPHPFDPLGCLAPWKAARHAVDMDAFAREWQRQSYKNGARPTGVVYLGDMGEQEFTAVKAAWRSSMQGPENAGKTLLVRSTPGGGGQAGGKGIGYERLTFTAEEMEYLESRVANADEVMLAFGVPRDYLLGGTTYENRTAAKATLWSDTIKPKLEMVSSEIDLRMLPSDAEEATFDLSGVDALQDSQDSVANRTRASVYSDTLTIDEARAELGYDPLPNGIGANTLTPYRAQFAPVQGAAGTDEARSWDVDWSRLQPSSPDVGAVVERAVEAALARLLGAAPTQADARPTPQRTELTRADDTPSSPSLADINAAYDELEGVGRRAVQALAREQRDRVLRDFDRLMKKPERSAAWIAEVRTEACALAREQQLVLAAPDPEQVPAARLTDMDVAAGPEGWEERIKVRDLFDGGYWRRQTAKALRPFVERAWKRGGASITADFDLDEPTVTDALDARIEELAGQVTATTEQVLRSQILAHGVAEGESVAELRARLQRVFTNLSDYRATMIARTETVGGYNQAAFLSALDAGATTKTWLATADQRTRETHRQENGRSAAMNKRFTLTKSRWPADPTAPAAQSIQCRCALTFEFEES; via the coding sequence GTGAGCCAGTACAGGAACCGGGCCCTCAGCCGAGCGGCCGAGAAGCGCGCCATCGGCCTCGACACCCTGCGCGACCGCATGCCGATCACCGTGGCCTCGATCGGCGGCCAGCAGTCCCTCACCCTGTCGCTGGACGCCGAGGCCCGCGGGTTCTCCAACAGCGCCGTGGCGTACCGGTGCGTGGACGCCATCGCCAGCAACGCCAGCAGCGTGCCCCTGGAAGTGGCCCGCCCGGACGGCTCGTTCATCGAGGGGCACGACGTCGCCCACCTGTTCAACAAGAAGCCAAACGACAACATGTCGGCCCGCGCCCTCAAGTACCTGCTGTTCATGCAGGCCGAGTTGGCCGGCCAGTCCTTCGTGTGGCAGGACCGTGGAGAGACCGGCCTCGGCGACGTCGCTGAGATGCACCTCGTGTTCGATCAGGTCGACGTCGTGGTCGACAAGCCGATCCGACAGCGGCCGACGACGGCGAACATCGTCGGGTTCATGATCCGGCGCGCGGACGGCACGCAGGTCCCGGTGCTGCCCGAGGAGATGCTCTGGCTCCGCTACCCGCACCCGTTCGATCCGCTCGGCTGCCTCGCCCCGTGGAAGGCCGCCCGGCACGCCGTGGACATGGACGCGTTCGCCCGCGAGTGGCAGCGCCAGTCCTACAAGAACGGGGCCCGTCCGACTGGCGTCGTCTACCTCGGCGACATGGGCGAGCAGGAGTTCACGGCGGTCAAGGCCGCGTGGCGCAGCAGCATGCAGGGCCCGGAGAACGCGGGCAAGACCCTCCTCGTGCGCAGCACCCCGGGCGGCGGCGGGCAGGCCGGCGGGAAGGGCATCGGCTACGAGCGGCTCACCTTCACCGCCGAGGAGATGGAGTACCTGGAGTCGCGCGTGGCCAACGCCGACGAGGTCATGCTCGCCTTCGGCGTCCCCCGGGACTACCTCCTCGGCGGAACCACGTACGAGAACCGGACCGCCGCGAAGGCCACGCTGTGGTCGGACACCATCAAGCCCAAGCTGGAGATGGTGTCCAGCGAGATCGACCTGCGCATGCTGCCCTCGGATGCCGAGGAAGCGACGTTCGATCTGTCCGGGGTGGACGCGCTCCAGGACTCGCAGGACTCCGTCGCCAACCGGACCCGGGCGTCGGTGTACTCGGACACGCTGACGATTGACGAGGCGCGCGCCGAGCTGGGCTACGACCCGCTGCCGAACGGGATCGGCGCGAACACCTTGACCCCGTACCGGGCGCAGTTCGCCCCCGTGCAGGGAGCGGCCGGGACCGACGAGGCACGGTCGTGGGATGTCGACTGGTCCCGTCTTCAGCCGTCGTCGCCGGACGTCGGGGCCGTCGTCGAGCGGGCCGTCGAGGCCGCCCTCGCCCGTCTCCTCGGCGCGGCTCCGACGCAGGCAGACGCCCGTCCAACGCCCCAGCGTACGGAGCTGACGCGCGCCGACGACACCCCGTCGTCGCCCTCGCTCGCCGACATCAACGCTGCGTACGACGAGCTGGAGGGCGTAGGCCGGCGCGCGGTGCAGGCCCTCGCCCGCGAGCAGCGCGACCGCGTGCTGCGGGACTTCGACCGGCTGATGAAGAAGCCCGAGCGGTCGGCCGCATGGATCGCCGAGGTGCGCACCGAGGCGTGCGCCCTCGCCCGCGAGCAGCAGCTCGTCCTCGCCGCGCCCGACCCCGAGCAGGTGCCGGCCGCGCGCCTCACGGACATGGACGTCGCTGCGGGGCCGGAGGGGTGGGAGGAGCGCATCAAGGTGCGGGACCTGTTCGACGGCGGGTACTGGCGGCGCCAGACGGCGAAGGCGCTGCGGCCGTTCGTCGAGCGGGCATGGAAGCGCGGAGGCGCCAGCATCACCGCGGACTTCGACCTCGACGAGCCCACCGTGACGGACGCGCTGGACGCCCGGATCGAGGAGCTGGCCGGGCAGGTGACCGCTACGACCGAGCAGGTACTGCGGTCGCAGATCCTCGCGCACGGCGTCGCCGAGGGCGAGAGCGTGGCCGAGCTGCGGGCCCGACTCCAGCGGGTGTTCACCAACCTCAGCGACTACCGCGCCACAATGATCGCCCGCACCGAGACCGTCGGCGGCTACAACCAGGCCGCGTTCCTCTCCGCGCTGGACGCGGGCGCGACGACGAAGACGTGGCTGGCCACCGCCGACCAGCGGACCCGCGAGACCCACCGGCAGGAGAACGGCCGCTCTGCCGCGATGAACAAGCGGTTCACCCTCACCAAGTCCCGGTGGCCGGCCGATCCGACCGCCCCGGCCGCGCAGTCCATCCAGTGCCGGTGCGCACTCACCTTCGAGTTCGAGGAGTCCTGA
- a CDS encoding HK97 gp10 family phage protein codes for MVRVRRSVPVRMRTQLSATINTREYERGLRRYFGRMSDDVARAVDRTRMDVQNEARRRAPVDTGRLRSSIVSRTEGGGRQLGYVVGTNVNYAAAIEFGRGPVDIFPRKDSGKKALFWPGARHPVPKVHQKARAARPFLRPAIELTPIYWRAHASQIGRR; via the coding sequence ATGGTGCGCGTACGACGGTCGGTGCCGGTGCGGATGAGGACGCAGCTGTCGGCCACGATCAACACCCGCGAGTACGAGCGGGGCCTGCGCCGCTACTTCGGCCGCATGTCGGACGACGTCGCACGGGCCGTGGACCGCACCCGCATGGACGTGCAGAACGAGGCGCGCCGCCGGGCCCCGGTCGACACCGGGCGGCTGCGGTCCTCGATCGTCTCCCGCACTGAGGGCGGCGGCCGGCAGCTCGGCTACGTCGTCGGGACGAACGTGAACTACGCCGCAGCGATCGAGTTCGGCCGTGGCCCGGTGGACATTTTCCCGCGCAAGGACAGCGGGAAGAAGGCGCTGTTCTGGCCGGGCGCCCGCCACCCCGTGCCCAAGGTGCATCAGAAGGCCCGCGCGGCCCGCCCGTTCCTGCGTCCGGCGATCGAGCTGACGCCGATCTACTGGCGGGCGCACGCCTCGCAGATCGGACGGCGCTGA
- a CDS encoding phage terminase large subunit family protein has protein sequence MIAPADLDARLAGMSPAELELLEQELADRLWQKRWGKWKPYPWQVAPDEVPTLGWWLQLGGRGTGKTDGCARYMVAHVNGPPCDPRLRGGHRMAIIAPTQGDAVEACVNGPSGLKAHDPRVVLRTTVGGTFARWPNGAEAKLFGSHTPDDVERLRAGGNRCLVWMEEVAAQRRLKEAITHSEMGLRLGDNPHYIGSTTPKPRTELIELTRSDKVIVTRGRTRDAIHLPEEQRLHLIRKYAGTRTEAQELDGVLLEDIEGALWSRDGLDAARVGAVPPLASVVVAMDPAATSHDESDEMGIIVAGRGAAYIPDRNGFARQHGYALDDLSGRMPPIEAARTAIRAYHKHRADAIVAEVNNGGEWIGTVIRQIDPTVNYQTVTASRGKVTRAEPVAALTDQRSAHVVGSLPELEEQLVTWVPGDDSPDRLDAYVWALTHLMLAPAGNLAAVA, from the coding sequence ATGATCGCGCCCGCCGACCTCGACGCGCGCCTCGCCGGGATGAGCCCGGCCGAGCTGGAGCTGCTTGAGCAGGAACTCGCGGACCGGCTGTGGCAGAAGCGATGGGGGAAGTGGAAGCCGTACCCGTGGCAGGTCGCCCCGGACGAGGTGCCCACCCTCGGCTGGTGGCTCCAGCTCGGCGGGCGCGGCACCGGCAAGACGGACGGCTGCGCCCGGTACATGGTCGCCCACGTCAACGGGCCACCGTGCGACCCGCGGCTGCGCGGCGGCCACCGCATGGCCATCATTGCCCCGACGCAGGGCGACGCTGTGGAGGCCTGCGTCAACGGGCCGTCCGGGCTGAAGGCGCACGACCCGCGCGTCGTCCTCCGCACCACGGTGGGCGGGACGTTCGCCCGCTGGCCGAACGGTGCCGAGGCCAAGCTGTTCGGCAGCCACACACCGGACGACGTCGAACGCCTTCGCGCCGGCGGTAACCGGTGCCTCGTCTGGATGGAAGAGGTCGCCGCGCAGCGCCGGTTGAAGGAAGCCATCACGCACTCCGAGATGGGCCTGCGCCTCGGCGACAACCCGCACTACATCGGCAGCACGACGCCCAAGCCGCGCACCGAGCTGATCGAGCTGACCCGCTCGGACAAGGTCATCGTCACCCGCGGCCGGACCCGCGACGCGATCCACCTGCCCGAGGAGCAGCGCCTCCACCTGATCCGGAAGTACGCAGGCACCCGCACCGAGGCGCAGGAACTCGACGGCGTCCTGCTGGAGGACATCGAGGGCGCCCTCTGGTCCCGGGACGGACTCGACGCCGCCCGCGTCGGCGCCGTCCCCCCGCTGGCCAGCGTCGTCGTCGCCATGGACCCCGCCGCCACCAGCCACGACGAGTCCGACGAGATGGGCATCATCGTGGCCGGCCGGGGCGCCGCGTACATCCCGGACCGCAACGGGTTCGCCCGCCAGCACGGCTACGCCCTCGACGATCTGTCCGGGCGGATGCCGCCCATCGAGGCCGCCCGCACGGCGATCCGGGCGTACCACAAGCACCGGGCCGACGCGATCGTGGCCGAGGTCAACAACGGCGGCGAGTGGATCGGCACCGTCATCAGGCAGATCGACCCCACGGTGAACTACCAGACCGTCACCGCGTCGCGCGGCAAGGTCACCCGGGCCGAGCCCGTCGCCGCCCTCACCGACCAGCGCAGCGCCCACGTCGTCGGCAGCCTGCCCGAGCTGGAGGAGCAGCTCGTCACGTGGGTGCCCGGCGACGACTCCCCGGACCGGCTCGACGCGTACGTGTGGGCCCTCACTCATCTCATGCTCGCGCCCGCGGGCAACCTCGCCGCGGTCGCCTAG
- a CDS encoding DUF2637 domain-containing protein yields the protein MAEQKPTTPTPPPATGGLGLAVGAAVIITAITGIAFWLSYHHLHDVAAGNGLGMDPARAWAWPAVLDLFYLAGELLILRASYLRTVDPWAICLTAVGALGSISLNVAGVGTGAPALQYVVAAVPPVAALLAFGALMRQLHLWFGNRTVSAPAPVAVTVERAEQLAVPPMPEQAPALPAAEAREDFAPEVKAEEQRSERPAIRYTDPRCAILRPLYESGFRPTTGEMKTALEAAHLVAPGPSTLRGVLRKEIEQHEPHLAELPARPSPLHRAG from the coding sequence ATGGCTGAGCAGAAGCCAACCACACCCACGCCACCCCCCGCCACGGGCGGACTCGGCCTCGCCGTCGGCGCCGCCGTCATCATCACCGCCATCACCGGCATCGCCTTCTGGCTGAGCTACCACCACCTGCACGACGTCGCTGCGGGCAACGGGCTCGGCATGGACCCCGCCCGCGCCTGGGCGTGGCCCGCCGTCCTCGATCTGTTCTACCTCGCCGGTGAGCTGCTCATCCTGCGCGCCTCATACCTGCGCACCGTCGACCCATGGGCGATCTGCCTGACCGCGGTCGGTGCCCTCGGCTCCATCAGCCTCAACGTGGCCGGCGTCGGCACCGGCGCCCCCGCGCTCCAGTACGTCGTGGCCGCGGTCCCCCCGGTCGCCGCCCTGCTGGCGTTCGGCGCGCTCATGCGCCAGCTGCACCTGTGGTTCGGCAACCGCACGGTCTCCGCCCCGGCCCCGGTCGCCGTGACCGTGGAGCGCGCCGAGCAGCTGGCGGTGCCCCCGATGCCCGAGCAGGCGCCGGCGCTCCCGGCCGCCGAGGCCCGTGAAGATTTCGCGCCCGAAGTTAAGGCCGAGGAGCAGCGATCGGAGCGACCGGCCATCCGGTACACCGACCCGCGCTGCGCCATCCTGCGCCCCCTGTACGAGTCCGGGTTCCGGCCGACCACGGGCGAGATGAAGACCGCGCTGGAAGCTGCACACCTCGTCGCGCCCGGCCCGTCGACCCTGCGCGGCGTCCTCCGCAAGGAGATCGAGCAGCACGAGCCGCACCTCGCCGAGCTGCCCGCCCGTCCCTCGCCGCTGCACCGCGCTGGCTGA
- a CDS encoding phage tail protein — translation MAISRVTKVYAIKDAKIAPLTADPAGGSATYGTLIDVPGIKSLEISGDVETKQLRGDNTLLASNSSVSNIQVAVTHAKLSLDVLAAILGGTVTDSGTGSTEVSTYDLTGAGATLPPFKIEGVTPTGGVDIVGGDLHVVLHKLTLAGFPDLGFAEEDYRIASFTANAEPLLANDKWLSIILNETAAAIA, via the coding sequence ATGGCCATCTCCCGAGTGACCAAGGTCTACGCGATCAAGGACGCGAAGATCGCGCCGCTGACCGCCGACCCGGCCGGCGGCTCCGCCACGTACGGCACGCTCATCGACGTGCCCGGCATCAAGTCGCTGGAGATCTCCGGCGACGTCGAGACGAAGCAGCTGCGCGGCGACAACACCCTGCTGGCGTCGAACTCCTCGGTGTCCAACATCCAGGTGGCAGTCACGCACGCGAAGCTGTCGCTGGACGTGCTGGCGGCGATCCTCGGCGGCACCGTCACCGACTCCGGCACCGGTTCCACCGAGGTGTCGACGTACGACCTCACCGGCGCGGGCGCCACCCTGCCCCCATTCAAGATCGAGGGCGTCACGCCGACGGGCGGTGTCGACATCGTGGGCGGTGACCTGCACGTCGTGCTGCACAAGCTGACCCTGGCCGGGTTCCCCGACCTCGGTTTCGCCGAAGAGGACTACCGCATCGCCTCGTTCACAGCGAACGCGGAGCCGCTCCTCGCCAACGACAAGTGGCTGTCGATCATCCTCAACGAGACCGCGGCCGCCATCGCCTGA
- a CDS encoding WhiB family transcriptional regulator → MTSLATLTAKTPGLPCRTTDPELWFSGRSEDRALAQALCGECPIRKACTQYALDNPELAGVWGGTTEADRRSFRDGRPWRFDEQGRIRLVCGSEDAYRQHFGYREQPCDACLLAHEAHMVVERRARLEVEHKVGGTSKGFWIHRSLSEPPCTDCRDAYLAQQAINRQARARRRSQRPRTPLAAPGPSEITRGPEIATQPLALAG, encoded by the coding sequence ATGACCAGCCTCGCCACCCTCACCGCCAAGACCCCCGGCCTGCCCTGCCGCACCACCGACCCCGAGCTGTGGTTCAGCGGCCGCAGCGAAGACCGCGCCTTGGCCCAAGCCCTCTGCGGCGAGTGCCCGATCCGGAAGGCGTGCACGCAGTACGCCCTCGACAACCCCGAGCTGGCCGGCGTGTGGGGCGGCACCACGGAAGCTGACCGGCGCTCGTTCCGGGACGGCCGGCCGTGGAGGTTCGACGAGCAGGGCCGGATCCGGCTGGTGTGCGGCTCGGAGGACGCCTACCGGCAGCACTTCGGGTACCGGGAGCAGCCGTGCGACGCGTGCCTGCTGGCGCACGAGGCGCACATGGTCGTGGAGCGGCGGGCGCGCCTGGAGGTGGAGCACAAGGTGGGCGGGACCTCGAAGGGGTTTTGGATCCACCGCAGCCTGAGTGAGCCGCCGTGCACGGACTGCCGGGATGCGTATCTGGCGCAGCAGGCGATCAACCGGCAGGCGCGGGCGCGGCGACGGTCTCAGCGGCCCCGCACGCCTCTCGCGGCGCCCGGCCCCTCGGAGATCACGCGGGGCCCGGAGATCGCCACACAGCCCCTCGCCCTGGCCGGCTGA
- a CDS encoding HK97 family phage prohead protease translates to MTEIEFRVFETHEFRVDEGQDGTFDGVACQYGKKDSYGTTFHPGVFKRGIDKGAYAYLWMHSPYSPIGTFRADEQPTLLHIAGAYDDTQDGRDKRAMARSGSARELSVGFVRTDLPDWKKLAEMGDEDRADVLENIRSARLVEVSQITARMAAVPGSKLKTVRTALGALYTETGEPTLAERLAEYDRERGRDSALAHEVEMQQRARRAALLRLQTAGTR, encoded by the coding sequence ATGACCGAGATCGAGTTTCGCGTCTTCGAGACGCACGAGTTTCGAGTCGACGAAGGGCAGGACGGCACCTTCGACGGCGTCGCCTGCCAGTACGGGAAGAAGGACTCGTACGGCACGACGTTCCACCCGGGCGTCTTCAAGCGTGGCATCGACAAGGGTGCGTACGCCTACCTGTGGATGCACTCGCCGTACTCGCCCATCGGCACCTTTCGTGCCGACGAGCAGCCCACCCTGCTCCACATCGCGGGCGCGTACGACGACACCCAGGACGGACGGGACAAGCGGGCGATGGCCCGGTCCGGCAGCGCGCGCGAACTGTCCGTGGGATTCGTGCGCACGGACCTCCCGGACTGGAAGAAGCTGGCCGAGATGGGCGACGAGGACCGCGCGGACGTGCTGGAGAACATCCGGTCGGCGCGCCTCGTCGAGGTCTCGCAGATCACCGCCCGCATGGCGGCCGTTCCGGGCTCCAAGCTGAAGACCGTGCGCACCGCCCTCGGCGCGCTCTACACCGAGACCGGTGAGCCGACCCTTGCCGAGCGACTCGCCGAGTACGACCGTGAGCGCGGCCGGGACTCAGCGCTGGCGCACGAGGTGGAAATGCAGCAGCGGGCCCGCCGTGCCGCACTGCTGCGCCTCCAGACCGCGGGCACCCGCTGA
- a CDS encoding phage major capsid protein produces MGNFAKVRPIGRRKDGRPIYPIKGGAPTLAEQRDEIARLLADPNYDGDVAELLQRADQVTAQIEQANQRDARLRALQAAQLPAGDPAPDTRRTEPGMQPDEHGNPHPLTVAEAFVRSQALATFRANGKRGQFSVEGADFRAAPSGTVTTTTQPQQNTRVPGIIPQNPDFPLLIANLLDRQTSDGTTLEYMRDTSGPQSTWNAAAVVAEGGDKPKSGPFTFDLITTTLKTVAHWVPITRQAADDNSQLMGYINGRLTYGLEYKLDREILTGNGTTQMQGILTTSGIGTYQPGSGNTDSKLITIRKAKTQGELALYPPDAIVLNPLDWQDVELDTDANGQFRVITSVTDSGAPMRIWGLTVVTSVAMAAGTALLGGFRVGATLWERQGVTILMTDSHADYFTANTLVILAERRANVAVHTPAAFVKITFAALP; encoded by the coding sequence ATGGGCAACTTCGCCAAGGTGCGCCCCATCGGTCGCCGCAAGGACGGCCGACCGATCTACCCCATCAAGGGCGGCGCCCCGACCCTGGCCGAGCAGCGGGACGAGATCGCCCGCCTGCTCGCGGATCCCAACTACGACGGTGACGTCGCCGAGCTGCTCCAGCGTGCGGACCAGGTGACCGCGCAGATCGAGCAGGCCAACCAGCGGGACGCCCGGCTCCGCGCCCTCCAGGCCGCGCAGCTTCCCGCCGGTGACCCGGCGCCCGACACCCGCCGCACCGAGCCGGGCATGCAGCCCGACGAGCACGGCAACCCGCACCCGCTGACCGTCGCCGAGGCGTTCGTCCGGTCGCAGGCCCTGGCCACCTTCCGGGCCAACGGCAAACGCGGGCAGTTCAGCGTCGAGGGCGCCGACTTCCGCGCGGCCCCGTCCGGCACGGTCACCACGACCACGCAGCCCCAGCAGAACACCCGGGTCCCGGGGATCATCCCCCAGAACCCCGACTTCCCCCTGCTCATCGCGAACCTGCTCGACAGGCAGACCAGCGACGGCACCACGCTGGAGTACATGCGGGACACGTCCGGCCCTCAGTCCACGTGGAACGCGGCGGCCGTCGTGGCAGAGGGCGGCGACAAGCCCAAGAGCGGGCCGTTCACCTTCGACCTGATCACCACCACCCTCAAGACCGTCGCCCACTGGGTGCCGATCACGAGGCAGGCCGCCGACGACAACAGCCAGCTGATGGGCTACATCAACGGCAGGCTGACGTACGGCCTGGAGTACAAGCTCGACCGGGAGATCCTGACCGGCAACGGCACCACGCAGATGCAGGGGATCCTCACGACCTCCGGCATCGGCACCTACCAGCCGGGTTCGGGTAACACCGACAGCAAGCTGATCACGATCCGCAAGGCGAAGACGCAGGGCGAACTCGCCCTGTACCCGCCGGACGCGATCGTGCTGAACCCGCTCGACTGGCAGGACGTCGAGCTGGACACCGACGCGAACGGCCAGTTCCGGGTCATCACCTCGGTGACCGACTCCGGTGCGCCCATGCGGATCTGGGGTCTGACCGTCGTCACCTCGGTGGCGATGGCGGCCGGCACGGCGCTCCTCGGCGGGTTCCGGGTCGGCGCCACGCTGTGGGAGCGGCAGGGCGTCACGATCCTGATGACCGACAGCCACGCGGACTACTTCACCGCGAACACGCTGGTCATCCTCGCCGAGCGCCGGGCGAACGTCGCGGTGCACACGCCCGCAGCGTTCGTGAAGATCACGTTTGCGGCGCTTCCGTAA
- a CDS encoding Lsr2 family DNA-binding protein, translated as MTIAALLRLLDQIDHEGGPEAARHNRLHLLSERPGPMTTAPTTPTTTTSPLAAVPQPTEQPQTIPVGQLLKWGDEHPDADVRNQAARARLALTGLRRRHAADQELTAITTEAELLEKRLAELRAREAELAPAKPKRKTPTRDYDTRTVRAWAAEQGIECPRVGQIPKRVLDAWRSSLPQSA; from the coding sequence ATGACCATCGCCGCCCTACTCCGACTCCTCGACCAGATCGACCACGAAGGCGGCCCCGAAGCCGCCCGCCACAACCGCCTCCACCTCCTCAGCGAAAGGCCGGGCCCTATGACCACCGCACCCACCACCCCGACCACCACCACCTCGCCACTCGCCGCCGTTCCGCAACCCACCGAACAGCCGCAGACCATCCCCGTCGGCCAACTCCTGAAGTGGGGCGACGAGCACCCAGACGCCGACGTCCGCAACCAGGCCGCCCGCGCCCGCCTCGCCCTCACCGGCCTCCGCCGCCGACACGCCGCCGACCAAGAGCTGACAGCCATCACCACCGAGGCCGAGCTGCTCGAGAAGCGCCTCGCCGAACTCCGCGCCCGGGAAGCCGAGCTGGCGCCAGCCAAGCCCAAGCGCAAGACGCCCACGCGGGACTACGACACCCGCACCGTGCGCGCATGGGCCGCCGAGCAGGGCATCGAGTGCCCGCGGGTCGGCCAAATCCCCAAGCGCGTCCTCGATGCCTGGCGCTCCTCCCTGCCACAGAGCGCCTGA